A single window of Salvia splendens isolate huo1 chromosome 6, SspV2, whole genome shotgun sequence DNA harbors:
- the LOC121808141 gene encoding protein MALE DISCOVERER 1-like isoform X1, translating to MVQQAMSGRSTACGAQLFCFTFLVLVLRILGCSSFSPEGYALLQFEANVDFDPSGALANWNPDDCSPCSWFGVHCLDGKVHMLDLNGRDLVGILVPELANLSHLRVLDLSKNHLSGTIPREFGQLTTLEVLDLRNNKLTGAVPPELGRLHSLKRLLLCNNSFEGRIPFEIGKHGLPSDGQCLNRKFGCCTWQSILERSEKSNPFQAPARGAILHYLNLYQLFKFGSESLHNQPDACDIDITESAVRWNVDDRTNQRRVLVEQSANLVALPPNAVPPVQLGSVVIPSRSSGSFPAVPNAKKRAPSSASSPPSVTQPTGGKSGHSLKHIIWLSILLLLLIVASIMLVVCRSRAAQTIRPWKTGLSGQLQKAFVTGVPKLNRPELETACEDFSNIIKAEDGIATVYKGTLSSGVEISVISTAIIALKDWSKRSETVFRKKIDTLSRLNHKNFSNLIGYCEEDDPFTRMMVFEYAPNGSLYEHLHVEELDHLDWNARTRIIMGAGYCLQHMHELNPPISHFNLTSKEILLTEDYAAKVADVGFWRELVTKSKNTAENESEHSELPPLADAETNVYSFGILMLETISGKLPYSEEQGLLMNWAGPLLNDRKNFSSLVDPALKSHKEKELEVICEVIQCCIQQDVHKRPSMREVIQMLRQEIDISPELATPRLSPLWWAELEILSAEAA from the exons ATGGTTCAGCAAGCAATGAGCGGTAGATCGACCGCTTGTGGAGCTCAGTTGTTTTGTTTCACATTTTTAGTCCTTGTATTGAGAATCCTTGGTTGCTCTTCCTTCAGTCCGGAAG GATACGCATTGTTGCAGTTTGAAGCTAACGTGGATTTTGATCCATCGGGAGCTTTAGCAAATTGGAATCCAGATGACTGTAGCCCGTGCTCTTGGTTTGGTGTTCATTGTCTGGATGGTAAAGTGCATATGCT TGATCTCAATGGACGAGACTTGGTAGGGATATTGGTGCCGGAGCTTGCAAATCTCTCTCACTTAAGAGTTCT TGACCTATCGAAGAACCATCTGTCCGGCACCATTCCTCGCGAGTTTGGACAGCTTACTACATTGGAAGTCCTGGACTTGAGGAACAATAAGTTAACAGGAGCGGTTCCTCCTGAATTAGGACGGTTGCATTCCCTAAAACGTTT GTTGCTCTGTAACAATAGCTTTGAAGGACGCATCCCTTTTGAGATTGGGAAGCATGGCTTGCCAAGTGATGGACAGTGCTTGAATAGAAAATTCGGGTGCTG CACTTGGCAGAGTATTTTGGAGCGATCAGAAAAATCaaaccccttccaggcaccAGCTAGAGGGGCCATACTTCATTATCTCAATCTATACCAACT GTTCAAGTTTGGAAGTGAATCGTTGCATAATCAGCCAGATGCCTGTGACATAG ATATAACGGAGTCAGCTGTGAGATGGAATGTAGATGACCGGACCAACCAGCGCCGCGTACTAGTTGAACAGTCCGCTAATCTTGTTGCTCTCCCCCCCAATGCTGTTCCACCCGTCCAACTTGGAAGTGTTGTCATTCCAAGCAGAAGTAGTGGGTCGTTTCCTGCTGTTCCAAATGCAAAGAAACGGGCACCAAGCTCTGCCTCATCACCTCCTTCCGTCACTCAACCAACCGGTGGAAAATCTGGGCATTCCCTGAAGCATATTATATGGCTGTCGATCTTACTTCTCTTGCTCATAGTTGCATCAATTATGCTCGTCGTCTGCAGAAGCAGAGCAGCTCAAACTATTCGCCCTTGGAAGACCGGATTGAGTGGGCAGTTGCAGAAAGCATTCGTCACAG GTGTTCCTAAGCTTAATAGACCTGAGCTGGAAACTGCATGTGAGGATTTCAGCAATATTATCAAGGCAGAAGATGGTATAGCCACGGTGTACAAGGGAACTCTATCAAGTGGAGTTGAGATCTCCGTTATTTCAACTGCCATAATCGCTCTCAAAGACTGGTCCAAACGTTCTGAAACAGTATTCAGGAAGAAG ATTGATACCTTGTCGCGGCTAAACCACAAGAATTTCTCTAATCTTATTGGTTACTGTGAGGAGGACGATCCTTTCACCCGAATGATGGTCTTTGAGTACGCGCCAAACGGCTCTCTCTATGAGCATCTGCACG TTGAAGAACTCGACCACCTCGATTGGAATGCAAGGACACGGATAATCATGGGAGCTGGTTATTGCCTCCAACACATGCATGAGCTCAATCCACCAATCTCTCATTTCAACCTCACTTCCAAAGAGATACTTTTAACAGAAGACTATGCTGCTAAA GTTGCAGATGTCGGGTTCTGGAGAGAACTTGTTACCAAGTCAAAGAACACTGCAGAAAACGAGTCGGAGCACTCTGAGCTGCCCCCACTTGCTGATGCGGAGACTAATGTCTACAGCTTTGGAATCTTGATGCTGGAAACCATATCCGGAAAGCTTCCTTATTCGGAAGAGCAAGGGCTTCTCATGAACTGG GCTGGCCCGTTGTTGAACGATAGGAAGAACTTCAGCAGCTTGGTCGATCCAGCGTTGAAATCTCACAAAGAAAAAGAGCTTGAAGTCATCTGCGAGGTGATCCAATGCTGCATTCAGCAAGACGTTCATAAGAGGCCTTCGATGAGGGAAGTGATCCAGATGTTGAGACAAGAAATTGACATATCACCAGAGTTGGCAACACCGAGGCTCTCCCCGTTGTGGTGGGCGGAGCTTGAGATCTTATCGGCGGAGGCAGCTTGA
- the LOC121808141 gene encoding protein MALE DISCOVERER 2-like isoform X2: MLDLNGRDLVGILVPELANLSHLRVLDLSKNHLSGTIPREFGQLTTLEVLDLRNNKLTGAVPPELGRLHSLKRLLLCNNSFEGRIPFEIGKHGLPSDGQCLNRKFGCCTWQSILERSEKSNPFQAPARGAILHYLNLYQLFKFGSESLHNQPDACDIDITESAVRWNVDDRTNQRRVLVEQSANLVALPPNAVPPVQLGSVVIPSRSSGSFPAVPNAKKRAPSSASSPPSVTQPTGGKSGHSLKHIIWLSILLLLLIVASIMLVVCRSRAAQTIRPWKTGLSGQLQKAFVTGVPKLNRPELETACEDFSNIIKAEDGIATVYKGTLSSGVEISVISTAIIALKDWSKRSETVFRKKIDTLSRLNHKNFSNLIGYCEEDDPFTRMMVFEYAPNGSLYEHLHVEELDHLDWNARTRIIMGAGYCLQHMHELNPPISHFNLTSKEILLTEDYAAKVADVGFWRELVTKSKNTAENESEHSELPPLADAETNVYSFGILMLETISGKLPYSEEQGLLMNWAGPLLNDRKNFSSLVDPALKSHKEKELEVICEVIQCCIQQDVHKRPSMREVIQMLRQEIDISPELATPRLSPLWWAELEILSAEAA, encoded by the exons ATGCT TGATCTCAATGGACGAGACTTGGTAGGGATATTGGTGCCGGAGCTTGCAAATCTCTCTCACTTAAGAGTTCT TGACCTATCGAAGAACCATCTGTCCGGCACCATTCCTCGCGAGTTTGGACAGCTTACTACATTGGAAGTCCTGGACTTGAGGAACAATAAGTTAACAGGAGCGGTTCCTCCTGAATTAGGACGGTTGCATTCCCTAAAACGTTT GTTGCTCTGTAACAATAGCTTTGAAGGACGCATCCCTTTTGAGATTGGGAAGCATGGCTTGCCAAGTGATGGACAGTGCTTGAATAGAAAATTCGGGTGCTG CACTTGGCAGAGTATTTTGGAGCGATCAGAAAAATCaaaccccttccaggcaccAGCTAGAGGGGCCATACTTCATTATCTCAATCTATACCAACT GTTCAAGTTTGGAAGTGAATCGTTGCATAATCAGCCAGATGCCTGTGACATAG ATATAACGGAGTCAGCTGTGAGATGGAATGTAGATGACCGGACCAACCAGCGCCGCGTACTAGTTGAACAGTCCGCTAATCTTGTTGCTCTCCCCCCCAATGCTGTTCCACCCGTCCAACTTGGAAGTGTTGTCATTCCAAGCAGAAGTAGTGGGTCGTTTCCTGCTGTTCCAAATGCAAAGAAACGGGCACCAAGCTCTGCCTCATCACCTCCTTCCGTCACTCAACCAACCGGTGGAAAATCTGGGCATTCCCTGAAGCATATTATATGGCTGTCGATCTTACTTCTCTTGCTCATAGTTGCATCAATTATGCTCGTCGTCTGCAGAAGCAGAGCAGCTCAAACTATTCGCCCTTGGAAGACCGGATTGAGTGGGCAGTTGCAGAAAGCATTCGTCACAG GTGTTCCTAAGCTTAATAGACCTGAGCTGGAAACTGCATGTGAGGATTTCAGCAATATTATCAAGGCAGAAGATGGTATAGCCACGGTGTACAAGGGAACTCTATCAAGTGGAGTTGAGATCTCCGTTATTTCAACTGCCATAATCGCTCTCAAAGACTGGTCCAAACGTTCTGAAACAGTATTCAGGAAGAAG ATTGATACCTTGTCGCGGCTAAACCACAAGAATTTCTCTAATCTTATTGGTTACTGTGAGGAGGACGATCCTTTCACCCGAATGATGGTCTTTGAGTACGCGCCAAACGGCTCTCTCTATGAGCATCTGCACG TTGAAGAACTCGACCACCTCGATTGGAATGCAAGGACACGGATAATCATGGGAGCTGGTTATTGCCTCCAACACATGCATGAGCTCAATCCACCAATCTCTCATTTCAACCTCACTTCCAAAGAGATACTTTTAACAGAAGACTATGCTGCTAAA GTTGCAGATGTCGGGTTCTGGAGAGAACTTGTTACCAAGTCAAAGAACACTGCAGAAAACGAGTCGGAGCACTCTGAGCTGCCCCCACTTGCTGATGCGGAGACTAATGTCTACAGCTTTGGAATCTTGATGCTGGAAACCATATCCGGAAAGCTTCCTTATTCGGAAGAGCAAGGGCTTCTCATGAACTGG GCTGGCCCGTTGTTGAACGATAGGAAGAACTTCAGCAGCTTGGTCGATCCAGCGTTGAAATCTCACAAAGAAAAAGAGCTTGAAGTCATCTGCGAGGTGATCCAATGCTGCATTCAGCAAGACGTTCATAAGAGGCCTTCGATGAGGGAAGTGATCCAGATGTTGAGACAAGAAATTGACATATCACCAGAGTTGGCAACACCGAGGCTCTCCCCGTTGTGGTGGGCGGAGCTTGAGATCTTATCGGCGGAGGCAGCTTGA
- the LOC121808125 gene encoding DNA-directed RNA polymerases IV and V subunit 2-like, whose protein sequence is MDGWDYIDEAGPSSINEKLTNGSTRMEFDDDLDFNCSESEDEVDCALQELDKSFLKGFCKKASIAFFEQFGLISHQINSYNEFVKHGIQKVFDSVGEITIEPGYDPTKRGDGEWKRATLRFGKVTLDHPTLWTGEKFSSTDGGKEFLELLPRHAHLQNMTYSSRIKVETHLQVYTESPSRSDKFKTGVDIVVEKTILNEYQTDINFGRLPVMVKSDLCWMSRPEPDGKERRDCEFDQGGYFVIKGAEKTFIAQEQICLKRLWVAKDPTWTIAYRPVAKRTRVYIKLVPKVEHLKAGDKILTVYFYAAEVPIWLLFFALGVPNDREVVKLIGLDTEEDSKIANILMPSIHDADKKFEGFRKAGNAIGHIMKLMQGSKFPPTESLEVLIHTYLFPNLRSQRQKASFLAYMVKCLLDAYRGRRKVDNRDDFRNKRVELAGELLERELSVHIKHAERRMIKAIQRDLYKDREVQSIDHYLDASIITNGLSRAFSTGAWVHPFKRMERMSGVVANLRRTNSLQAVCDMRRTRQQVSYTGRVGDARYPHPSHWGKVCFLSTPDGENCGLVKNLASLGLVSNNMLGRESILKKFLECGMENLVDDDCCLLGGRHKVFLDGDWVGVCKDSSSFVAKLRHKRRKMEVPQQIEIKRDKHQDEVRIFADAGRILRPLFVVQNLKKIKDLKGDFLFQSLLDNGIVEFIGPEEEEDCQTAWGIDYLFTAELDNPPVKYTHCEFDSSFLLGLSCGIVPFANHDHARRVLYQSAKHSQQAMGYSTTNPSIRVDTNSHQLYYPQRPLFRTMLSDCLGKSRYSEHHKGMMPRPDFFNGQSAIVAVNVHLGYNQEDSLVMNRASLERGMFRTEHVRSYKAEVENSGAVGKRAKTDEFVSFGKMQSKIGHVDSLDDDGFPFIGANLQTGDIVIGKYAASGVDHSIKLKHTERGMVQKVVLSANDEGKNFAVVSLRQVRSPCLGDKFSSMHGQKGVLGFLESQENFPFTVEGIVPDIVINPHAFPSRQTPGQLLEAALGKGIALGGGLKYATPFSTPSVEDITSQLHRLGYSRWGGERMYDGRTGEKVETLIFMGPTFYQRLTHMAEDKVKFRNTGPVHPLTRQPVADRKRFGGIKFGEMERDCLIAHGAAANLHERLFTLSDSSQMHICRKCKNVAGVIQRTVVGGRRVRGPYCRFCEAVEDVVRVNVPYGAKLLCQELFSMGISLKFETELC, encoded by the exons ATGGACGGGTGGGATTATATAGATGAAGCAGGACCTAGCAGCATAAACGAGAAGCTTACTAATGGTTCGACACGGATGGAATTTGATGATGATCTAGACTTCAACTGTTCTGAATCTGAAGATGAGGTGGACTGTGCCCTGCAAGAACTGGACAAAAGCTTCCTGAAAGGTTTCTGTAAGAAGGCTTCGATAGCATTTTTTGAGCAGTTTGGTTTAATTAGCCACCAGATAAATTCCTATAATGAATTTGTCAAGCATGGGATCCAAAAAGTCTTTGACTCTGTTGGGGAGATTACAATTGAACCTGGATACGACCCTACAAAAAGGGGAGATGGTGAGTGGAAGCGCGCAACACTGAGGTTTGGAAAAGTCACGCTTGATCACCCGACATTGTGGACTGGTGAGAAGTTTTCATCGACTGATGGTGGTAAAGAGTTTTTGGAGCTTTTGCCGAGGCATGCTCATCTTCAGAATATGACCTATTCATCCAGGATCAAAGTTGAGACTCATCTTCAG GTGTATACAGAAAGTCCATCTAGAAGTGACAAATTCAAAACTGGTGTGGATATAGTTGTAGAGAAGACAATACTGAACGAGTATCAGACTGATATTAACTTTGGCAGACTCCCTGTCATGGTGAAATCGGACTTGTGCTGGATGAGTAGACCTGAACCTGATGGTAAAGAAAGAAGAGATTGTGAATTTGATCAAGGAGGTTACTTTGTTATCAAGGGGGCTGAGAAG ACATTCATTGCCCAGGAGCAAATATGCCTTAAAAGGTTGTGGGTGGCTAAAGATCCTACCTGGACCATTGCATATCGTCCAGTCGCGAAAAGGACAAGAGTGTATATAAAGTTAGTTCCAAAAGTGGAACATTTGAAAGCCGGAGACAAAATCCTTACTGTATATTTTTACGCCGCAGAGGTTCCTATTTGGCTCTTGTTCTTTGCTTTGGGTGTTCCAAATGATAGAGAGGTGGTCAAGCTGATTGGTCTGGACACTGAGGAGGACTCTAAAATTGCAAATATACTCATGCCATCAATACATGACGCTGATAAGAAATTTGAAGGTTTCCGTAAGGCTGGCAATGCAATAGGGCATATCATGAAGCTGATGCAGGGCAGTAAGTTTCCACCTACAGAATCTTTGGAGGTTTTAATCCACACCTATCTCTTTCCCAACCTTAGGAGCCAGCGGCAGAAAGCTTCTTTTCTTGCGTATATGGTCAAGTGCCTGCTAGATGCCTACAGAGGGCGCCGCAAAGTTGACAACAGAGATGATTTTAGGAACAAGAGGGTGGAGTTGGCTGGTGAACTTCTTGAACGAGAACTTTCCGTGCATATCAAACATGCGGAGAGGCGAATGATTAAGGCCATACAGAGAGACCTTTACAAAGATAGAGAGGTGCAGTCCATCGACCACTACCTGGATGCCTCGATCATCACTAATGGTCTTTCCAGAGCCTTTTCAACTGGAGCGTGGGTGCACCCTTTTAAGAGAATGGAAAGGATGTCTGGTGTAGTCGCTAATCTCAGGCGAACAAATTCATTGCAGGCAGTGTGTGATATGAGAAGAACTCGGCAGCAGGTCTCATACACAGGCAGGGTTGGTGATGCTAGATACCC GCACCCATCTCACTGGGGTAAGGTTTGCTTTCTCTCTACACCAGATGGAGAAAATTGTGGCCTGGTTAAGAATCTGGCCAGCCTGGGTCTTGTCAGTAATAATATGCTGGGACGAGAAAGCATCCTTAAAAAATTTCTTGAGTGTGGAATGGAGAACTTGGTTGATGATGATTGTTGTTTGCTCGGTGGAAGGCACAAAGTTTTTCTGGATGGAGATTGGGTTGGAGTGTGCAAAGATTCGTCATCATTTGTTGCTAAGCTGAGACACAAGCGTCGCAAAATGGAAGTACCTCAGCAG ATTGAGATCAAAAGAGATAAGCATCAGGATGAAGTGCGTATATTTGCTGATGCTGGAAGGATACTGCGCCCTCTCTTTGTTGTCCAGAACTTAAAGAAGATTAAAGATTTGAAAGGAGACTTTTTATTTCAGTCGCTTCTGGATAATGGCATAGTTGAGTTCATAGGAccagaggaggaagaagattgtCAAACTGCGTGGGGAATTGACTACCTGTTCACTGCTGAGTTAGATAACCCACCTGTGAAGTATACCCACTGCGAGTTTGATAGTTCATTCCTTCTAGGTTTAAGCTGTGGGATAGTTCCTTTTGCCAATCATGATCATGCTAGGAGAGTTCTTTACCAATCTGCCAAGCACTCTCAGCAAGCCATGGGATACTCGACCACAAACCCCAGCATTCGAGTTGATACAAATTCTCATCAGCTATACTATCCCCAAAGGCCTCTTTTCCGAACTATGCTATCAGATTGCCTAGGGAAGTCGAGGTACTCTGAACACCACAAGGGGATGATGCCACGGCCTGATTTCTTCAACGGCCAGAGTGCTATTGTGGCTGTCAATGTCCATCTTGGATACAATCAAGAAGATTCTCTCGTGATGAACCGTGCTTCTTTAGAGCGTGGCATGTTCAGAACTGAACATGTTAGGAGTTATAAAGCTGAAGTCGAAAATTCAGGAGCAGTGGGGAAAAGGGCCAAGACAGATGAGTTTGTAAGTTTTGGCAAGATGCAGAGCAAGATTGGGCATGTTGACAGCCTTGATGATGACGGCTTTCCCTTTATTGGAGCAAATCTCCAAACTGGTGACATAGTCATCGGTAAGTATGCTGCTTCGGGGGTCGATCATAGCATCAAGCTCAAGCATACAGAAAGGGGCATGGTTCAAAAGGTTGTGCTGTCAGCGAATGATGAAGGAAAGAACTTTGCGGTTGTATCTTTGAGACAG GTTCGTTCTCCATGCCTGGGGGACAAGTTTTCGAGCATGCACGGGCAGAAAGGTGTTCTGGGGTTTCTGGAGTCTCAGGAGAACTTTCCTTTTACAGTAGAAGGAATAGTTCCAGACATTGTGATAAACCCACATGCATTTCCTTCTCGACAAACGCCCGGACAACTTTTAGAGGCGGCCCTAGGTAAAGGGATTGCACTAGGTGGTGGACTAAAATATGCAACCCCATTTTCCACTCCTTCTGTTGAAGATATAACGTCCCAACTTCACAG GCTAGGGTATTCCCGTTGGGGAGGGGAAAGAATGTACGATGGACGTACAGGTGAAAAAGTCGAAACTCTTATTTTCATGGGTCCGACATTCTACCAGCGTCTCACACATATGGCTGAGGACAAGGTGAAGTTCAGGAACACTGGGCCGGTGCACCCTCTTACACGTCAGCCCGTGGCTGACAGGAAGCGTTTCGGTGGTATCAAGTTTGGTGAGATGGAACGAGACTGCCTCATAGCCCACGGTGCAGCAGCCAACCTGCACGAGCGGCTGTTCACCCTCAGTGATTCGTCTCAGATGCACATATGCAGGAAGTGCAAGAATGTGGCGGGTGTGATCCAGCGAACGGTGGTTGGTGGTCGGAGGGTCCGGGGGCCCTATTGTCGATTCTGTGAGGCTGTCGAAGATGTGGTGAGAGTGAATGTGCCTTATGGTGCTAAGCTGCTCTGCCAGGAGCTCTTCAGCATGGGGATTTCACTCAAATTTGAGACTGAATTGTGCTGA